Part of the Sulfitobacter donghicola DSW-25 = KCTC 12864 = JCM 14565 genome, CGACGCCCAACAGCGTTAGGATGCAGAAAATAATCAAGGGAACCGCAAGCTGCAAAACCGCAACCGCTCCAAACCCCCATCTGAGATCTGCAGCAGCACTGGAGACCGCCACATGCCCGATCCTCAATGCCGTGACGGTTAGTAGAACGGCAACCAGAACGGGCATCCAATAGGCCAAGGCGTTGGCCAGCTCAGGCCAGAAAACGCCGGCAGCTAGCCCGATTATCAGGCAGATACGCGCGTTTTGAGATATGCTCTCTAACGCTCTGGTCATCATGAATGGCATTTCGGAACAAACTGGTGCATCGCAGCCTCCTGCCGATCAGACAGAGCAGAGAGGGTGGGGGTTCGCAATGCTTTTTGCTCTGATCCGAAAGGATTAGAGTGGGTTATCCGCTAGCACCAGATCACTTGCCTTTTCGCCGATCATAATTGCTGGCGCATTGGTATTCCCTGAGACGATTTCAGGCATGATCGAGCAATCAGCAACGCGCAGCCCTGCAATCCCGTGAACGCGCAGGCGGGCATCTACAACAGCGGATGGGTCATCACCCATCTTACAGGTACCCGTTGGGTGATAGATGGATGCGGTGTTGTTACGGGCCCAATCCAAAGTTGCATCGTAATCTTCGATGTCCAAATCAGGGCTTGGGCGGAACTCGGTTGAGATTTTTGAGGTGAGCGGCGCGTGACGTGCAATGCGTCGCGCAATGTTCACCCCCTCAACCACCGTTCGGCAATCTGTTTCTGTCGAAAGGTAATTGGGGATGATGCGGGGATAGACCGCGCCATCTGATGACGCGAGCCTGATCTCGCCTTTGCTCTCTGGGCGTAATTGGCAAACAGACATGGTAAACGCAGAGAATTTGTCGGCCCCTTTTCCCGGGTTCTCGGCCGAAAGGGGTTGAACATGGAATTGGATATCAGGGGTTTCCATTTCTGGTCGGGTTTTCAGAAAGCCAGTCGCGAGGCTGGCCGCCATGGTCATTGGACCTGAGCGGTTCAGCATATATTTCAACCCGATTTTGGCCCGTCCTAGCAAGCTCGAAACCTCGTTGTTTAGGGTCGGTTCATGCGTTTTATAGACCAATCGTGCCTGCAAGTGGTCCTGCATGTTTTTGCCAACACCTTTCAGGTCAGCCTTTACGTCGATGCCGTGCTCCTGAAGCTGTTCAGCTTCGCCAATCCCTGACAGCATCAGCAGTTGAGGAGAATTGATCGTGCCACCGGACAGGATGATTTCCTTACCTGCACGCACTGTGTGTACGGCACCTGATTTGTCTTTGTATTGCACCGCGACTGCGCGCTGACCCTCTAGCACGATCTTTTCGACCTGCGCATGGGTGATGATTTCAAGGTTGCCGCGCTGGCGTGCGGGATTCAGATAGGCAACGGCGGCAGAGCAACGCCGACCATTGCGTGCGGTGAGCTGGAAGAACCCGACGCCTTCTTGATCCGCGCCGTTATAATCGGGGTTGAAATGGTATCCAGCAGCCTGTGCCGCAGCCACCCATGCATCGGTGATGGGGCGTTGAACACGCATGTCGGAAACAGAAAGCGGGCCTTGGTCTCCATGAAATTCATCTGCGCCACGTTCATTTTTCTCGGCGCGTTTGAAGAGGGGCAGAACATCATCCCATCCCCATCCTGCATTTCCCATCTGGCGCCAGCGATCATAGTCTTGGGGCTGTCCGCGCACATAAAGCAAACCGTTTAAGGAGGATGAGCCCCCCAACACTTTGCCGCGTGGCCATTCCAGAGAACGGCCGTTCAACCCCGGATCAGGTTCGGTTTTGTAACACCAGTCCACCGCAGGATTATGGATCGTTTTGAAATAGCCAACAGGGATGTGAATCCACGGGTTCCAATCCCGCCCGCCTGCTTCAAGAAGAACAACTTTGTTTCGTGGATTTGCGCTTAACCGGTTGGCCAAAACGCAACCAGCCGAGCCTGCACCTACAACAATAAAATCCGCGTCCATACTGGAACCCTCCGAGGCGCTCAGCAAAACTCTATACAGTGCTGATGTAAAGCCGAAGGAAAAGAAGGGGGGCGATAGGACAAGCTAAAAGAGGTTTGAATGGCTGATCTAAAAGAGCAATTGCCACACCTGTAGAACGCAACACACGCGCAATCAGAACTGGTGATCGGCAGATGGTTTGAGCCAATCGGCTTCAAATTCGATGTTGTTTACACCTGCCAGACGTTTTAGGCGATCTAGCTCGGCTTCAAATGCGGCTTGGCGC contains:
- a CDS encoding GMC family oxidoreductase; protein product: MDADFIVVGAGSAGCVLANRLSANPRNKVVLLEAGGRDWNPWIHIPVGYFKTIHNPAVDWCYKTEPDPGLNGRSLEWPRGKVLGGSSSLNGLLYVRGQPQDYDRWRQMGNAGWGWDDVLPLFKRAEKNERGADEFHGDQGPLSVSDMRVQRPITDAWVAAAQAAGYHFNPDYNGADQEGVGFFQLTARNGRRCSAAVAYLNPARQRGNLEIITHAQVEKIVLEGQRAVAVQYKDKSGAVHTVRAGKEIILSGGTINSPQLLMLSGIGEAEQLQEHGIDVKADLKGVGKNMQDHLQARLVYKTHEPTLNNEVSSLLGRAKIGLKYMLNRSGPMTMAASLATGFLKTRPEMETPDIQFHVQPLSAENPGKGADKFSAFTMSVCQLRPESKGEIRLASSDGAVYPRIIPNYLSTETDCRTVVEGVNIARRIARHAPLTSKISTEFRPSPDLDIEDYDATLDWARNNTASIYHPTGTCKMGDDPSAVVDARLRVHGIAGLRVADCSIMPEIVSGNTNAPAIMIGEKASDLVLADNPL